In Euphorbia lathyris chromosome 2, ddEupLath1.1, whole genome shotgun sequence, the sequence AAGCAAATGGAAGCTTAAACCCCATCTTTATGTTCTCTatatttccatattattgtttatttgatatcTCTAAGTTTCCAAGTGGATATGTCTATTTAAAATGGAATTTGATGTAGGCCTCCTATGCAGTTGATCAAATGTCCAGATTGAGTAGCTACAAGAGTTGATCTAGATCATTGTGTTCAGACTGTGGTttcataacttttttttttatcacatgtAGCTTTTGTTCGCTATTACGAGATGGCATTAGATCTTGTCACTAGTGATTCATCTGTCCCAGGTTCAGAATTCCTTACACAGATTGTAGAGGGCATGATTGAGATCACATATGCTGCTAACAATGTAATCGTTAACAAAGAGAGCTTTAAAGATCTTGCCGTCTACTTGAAAAGGATTGTACCCATTTTAAATGAGTTGAATATGAAAGACATAAGCCATTCTGAGAGCATAAACAATGTAATCAAGATTCTAAATCAAGAAGTCAAAAGTGCAAAGCAGCTGATAGTGGGATGCACTAAAAGAAATAGAGTATATCTTCTGATGAATTGTCGGACTATAATTAAGAAGTTAGAGGAAATCACAAGGGAAATTGGCCGGGCACTAGAGCTTCTTCCTTTGGCTACTCTGGACCTTTCGTCCAACATAATTGAGGAGATTACGAAGCTTCATGAAATTATGCAGAGAGCTGAATTCAAGGCAGCTATAGCAGAAGAAGAGATATTGGAGAAAATTGAGTTGGGAATACAGGAAAGGAATGTAGACCGTTCTTATGCCAATAACTTGCTTGCTCGCATAGCAGAGGCTGTAGGCATCTCAAGTGAAAGAGATGCACTCAAAAAAGCACTTGATGAATTCAAAAGTGAAATTGAGAATGTGCAGCTAAGGAAGGACCAAGCTGAAATTATACAAATGGCACAGATAATTGCTTTGCTAGAAAGGGCAGATGCTGCTTCTTCTCCCAGTGAGAAGGAGATGAAGTATTTCACAAAGCGGAAATCTTTGGGTTGTCAACCTTTGGAACCCCTTCAGTCATTTTATTGTCCGATAACTGGGGATGTTATGGTGGACCCTGTTGAAACCTCATCTGGACAAACATTTGAACGAAATGCAATAGAAAAATGGTTTGCAGAAGGAAACAAATTATGTCCTTTGACCATGACTGCTCTGAACACATCAATTCTCCGGCCTAATAAAACTTTGCGGCAATCAATAGAAGAATGGAAGGATAGGAACACAATAATCAGAATTGCTTCTATGAAATCAAAACTCACAtctgaagaagaggaagaagtgcTTCATTGTCTAGAACAGTTAGAGGATCTCTGTAAAGAAAGGGACCAGCACCGGGAATGGGTAATATTGGAGAACTACATAAAGCTTCTTATTCAACTACTTGGTGCAAAAAATCATGATATAAGGAATCGTGCTTTGGTCATCCTCTGCATTCTCGCAAAACACAGTGATGATGCTAAGGTACTGACTTTTAATTGATGCTCATTACTAGGTTTCCCTAATTTTCTTCATTTACTAATGCAGCTTAATGAAATTCCAAAGATGagatgttttctttttttaatattatgccTACATTCAGATGAAAAATAGGTCATATATTAGTGCACCTCTAACATGCATATCACAAATGCATGTGTGGGAATGCATTCATATGGCTGCATGTGTCTTACTCCATATGTATTGATTGACAATGAAACTTGTCAGGTAAACTAAATATAATTTCTTTCATGGATCTATTTGCATGTGAGTTGGGATTGCTAATGTCTTTCTTTTTCCAACAAACATATGTACAGAACTGATATAACTTGATGATgtgaaaggaaaaaaagaaaattgtttttTCTTATCAGCTAAATTCTAGATTTAAATTCTTAGAACTGTCCATCTTATTCGCTGTCACatgtttataattataatattcaataCCCTTTTATTCTTGTAATATGCAAAAGTTAGATGGTGTAAATATGTTGCAGGAAAGAGTTGCAAATGCTGAAAATGCAATTGAACTTATAGTCCGATCATTGGGACGTCGAATTGGAGAAAGGAAGTTAGCTGTGGCACTGCTGTTAGAATTATCAAAATGCACTTTGGCAAGGGATTGCATTGGGAAGGTTCAGGGTTGCATTCTCCTCTTGGTGACTATGTCAAGCAGTGATGACAGTCAGGCTGCAATAGATGCCCAAGAGCTGCTGGAGATTCTCTCATTTTCTGATCAGAACATCATACAAATGGGAAAGGCAAATTATTTTAAACATTTGCTGCATCGTCTGTCTGCAGGTAATTTTCTTGCATGTGGCAACTAGTTTCAGcttttttatgaaatttatgGTAATTGAGTTTGTCATAGTAAACTCTTGCTTCTGTTAGCTctctcatttttattttattttttgaaagatTGTACGAAATGCTTTTAAAGCCATTTTCAACTTATAGTTTAACAGCAGTTATCATTTTGTTGACTCAAATCAAACTTTGCTATTTAGAGAATGGTGCACGCAGTCCACTACAATGTTGAAGTTTTCTATTAACCTAATTGAACTCTGGTTTTTTAGAAACAGACAATGTTCTGCAATTCAAGTGGTGATTGTTATGCATTAAATATCA encodes:
- the LOC136217447 gene encoding U-box domain-containing protein 44-like encodes the protein MALDLVTSDSSVPGSEFLTQIVEGMIEITYAANNVIVNKESFKDLAVYLKRIVPILNELNMKDISHSESINNVIKILNQEVKSAKQLIVGCTKRNRVYLLMNCRTIIKKLEEITREIGRALELLPLATLDLSSNIIEEITKLHEIMQRAEFKAAIAEEEILEKIELGIQERNVDRSYANNLLARIAEAVGISSERDALKKALDEFKSEIENVQLRKDQAEIIQMAQIIALLERADAASSPSEKEMKYFTKRKSLGCQPLEPLQSFYCPITGDVMVDPVETSSGQTFERNAIEKWFAEGNKLCPLTMTALNTSILRPNKTLRQSIEEWKDRNTIIRIASMKSKLTSEEEEEVLHCLEQLEDLCKERDQHREWVILENYIKLLIQLLGAKNHDIRNRALVILCILAKHSDDAKERVANAENAIELIVRSLGRRIGERKLAVALLLELSKCTLARDCIGKVQGCILLLVTMSSSDDSQAAIDAQELLEILSFSDQNIIQMGKANYFKHLLHRLSAGPEDVKMTLVSTLAEMELTDHNKAALFEGGVLVPLLRLVSDGDAEMKKVAMKALLNLSNLPANGLQMIREGAVRPLLDLLLRHASPSDLRAQVAATIAHLAESTVSQASSPAPISLLESDDDTLMLFSLINFTGPAVQQSILRIFYALCQSPSASFVKIKLIECTALQVLVVLCEHDDQNVRANAVKLLCCLVNDDGDETTIMDHVGQNCLQTLLRIIKTSEDLEEIASAMGIISNLPENPQITQWLLDGGAIPVIARFLPNSKYNDPHKNSLVENAAGAICRFTSPTNLEWQKVVAEAGIIPVLVQLLDSGTSLTRKCAAISLSHFSKSSPRLSRPIPKRKAFWCFSVPPETGCRIHGGLCTVESSFCLVEADAIRPLVRILEDPDPETCEASLDALLTLIEAERLQSGSKVLTEENAIPLIIKFLSSPFPTLQEKALNALERMFRLPEFKQKYGISAQMPLVDLTQRGNNSIKSLSARILAHLNILHDQSSYF